In the genome of Candidatus Pristimantibacillus lignocellulolyticus, the window AGCCGGAACGACCATTGCAGAGGATAGAGTCCTTCTGCTTTCGCAGCTGCAATGATCTCCTCTTTTGGTATTCGCTCATTCCCTTCAACATCAACAGTCCATACTAAGGATGAAAGAAGAAAGATTATTGTAAAGAACAACGCTATTCCAACAGAAAACCAAATCCGTTTTTCCATACGACTTAATAAAAATGGAAGCCCTTCTTTGCGCACAATTCGCATCGTACTTCCAGCAGCTCGAATATATTTTTTGAGACCGAAGTATTGAGCCAAACTCACTTCAAACCTGACAATTTCTGAGCTTGTCCAACGAATATTAGCTAATGATAACTTCGCAGACAATACCTCGTTGAGGAAACGAGCAACGTCTCCTCCTTGTAACTCAACCTCTACCCGACCTTTCACCCACTCTACCAATGTTCCTTTCATTACAAACCCTCCTTCAACTTTCATTACTGTTTGATACAGCTTCTTTAAGTAAAATAATAATCTTCGTAATCTCGTTTACTCACGGAAGCAACTGAATTCCTTTAATAACACCTTCCACGAATACTTCATCCGTCCAAATCGTTCTAATGATTAACCCTTCTCCCGTAACTTCTAATTCGCCTTTACTAAGTGAAAGGCGTAATAAATCCTCACGGAAATGAATTACTCCTCTATGATTTTCAATATATAGCTGACGATCACCGATCAAGGTCATTCTAGGTAACTCAAATACAACGTCTTCTGGCATATCAAGCAAAGTCGCTGTTAGTCTATGTAGTTTCCTTTTAATTTGTCTCATTGATGAAGGTTCCCCTTTCTCAAACATCGATTTGTTACCTGCCAAGAGACACATCGGTACTATACCAAAATATGCAGCGATCAGTGTAAATATGAGAAAATGTAATAGTTTCAGCATCAACACAAAAAGGGCCTAGATAAGTTTCTTCATTTCGAAGAAAATATCTAGGCCCTTTATTGTGACTCTTACTAATTTCAAACATTTCCTAACGTCTAAATGGTCGTTTGGCTCTTGGAGAACTCAACACTTCTGACCACAGTACCGCTTTTCGTAATTCGTCAGCTGTTAATTCCGAGTGTTTACGTTTATCCTTATCCTCAGGTGCTGCAAAGGGGTCTACAGGCTGCTTAGCCTTTGATTCCCGCCCTAATTCATTCTGTGCGAAGTAATCAGTCGATAAATCATCCCGCCCTGTCTGAAGCGTTCTAGCGGCTTGTTGTAGTCGCTGTTGCTGCTCATAACGCATTTTTTGCTCTTCACGCAACTGATCGGCACGTTGCATTTGTCTTTCCCTATGCATTTCCTCTTCTTGTAGGCGTTGTAATTCCGCTCTACGTCTCTGCTCTAAACTATCGTCATATTCAGGCTGTTCGTAATCATCTTCATCATCACGCTCATCCTGATTACGATTAGTCTGATTCGTTCCCCCACCAAAAGTAGGCATCGAATTACCCTTTTCAGACTTCGATCCAGAGAACAGTTTATAGATGAAAAATAGAGCACCGATAACAAAAATAAAGTTATTTTGTATAAATTCAACAATATCCAAGGCTAACACCTCCTATCTGCCTCAAATGTGTTACACACTTTGTGTACGATTGAGATAAGAATTAGCCTTATTTATTTTTCGGGTCCGTAGAATCACCTAGTGATGAACGCATAGATGTATCAGCTTCAATGTTTTTCATGTTCAAATAATCCATAACACCTAGTTTCCCACTACGTAATGCTTCAGCCATAGCTAGAGGTACTTGAGATTCGGATTCTACTACGCGAGCTTCCATCTCAACAACTTTAGCTTTGTTTTCTTGTTCTTGCGCAACAGCCATTGCACGACGTTCTTCCGCTTTAGCTTGTGCAATTTTTTTATCAGCTTCCGCTTGTTCCGTTTGAAGATGTGCACCAATGTTTTTACCTACATCTACGTCTGCGATATCAATCGATAGAATTTCGAATGCAGTACCAGCATCAAGACCTTTTTCAAGAACGGTGCGTGAAATTTTATCAGGGTTTTCTAGAACGTCTTTATGCGAATTCGAACTACCTACTGTAGATACAATACCTTCACCGATACGTGCAATAATTGTATCTTCACCAGCACCACCGACTAGACGATCAATGTTTGCACGAACTGTAACTCGAGCTCTTACTTTAACTTCGATACCATCTTTCGCTACTGCTGAAACGATTGGAGTTTCAATAACTTTTGGATTAACGCTCATTTGTACTGCTTGTAGAACATCACGACCTGCCAGATC includes:
- the yqfC gene encoding sporulation protein YqfC — encoded protein: MRQIKRKLHRLTATLLDMPEDVVFELPRMTLIGDRQLYIENHRGVIHFREDLLRLSLSKGELEVTGEGLIIRTIWTDEVFVEGVIKGIQLLP
- the floA gene encoding flotillin-like protein FloA (flotillin-like protein involved in membrane lipid rafts), whose amino-acid sequence is MFGLDPGLVVVIFVILAVIVLSVLLSFFPIMLWISALASGVRVGIITLFAMRLRRVVPSRIVNPLIKATKAGLGLSINQLESHFLAGGNVDRVVNALIAAQRANIPLIFERAAAIDLAGRDVLQAVQMSVNPKVIETPIVSAVAKDGIEVKVRARVTVRANIDRLVGGAGEDTIIARIGEGIVSTVGSSNSHKDVLENPDKISRTVLEKGLDAGTAFEILSIDIADVDVGKNIGAHLQTEQAEADKKIAQAKAEERRAMAVAQEQENKAKVVEMEARVVESESQVPLAMAEALRSGKLGVMDYLNMKNIEADTSMRSSLGDSTDPKNK